The segment ACAAGAAGTGGTTAACTCTGGTCTTGGCACCCTGGGTGTTGGTATCGGAATGGGTCTGGCAATCGTCGGTGCCGGCCTTGGCATTGGCAAGATCGGCAGCTCGGCCGTTGAAGCGATTTCGCGTCAACCCGAAGCTGGCGGAACGATCGCGACCCAAATGCTGATTTCGGCTGCACTGATTGAAGGTGCAACGGTTATCGCACTGATCCTGTTGCTTATCCGCACCTAATACGTTTCGCAGTCGTCAAGTTTCTTTTTGAACGGGTTCGCTTTGTATGCGGATCAGTTTTAGGGGAAGCGATGCGGTTTGCTTGGGAATTTTCCTAATGATCTTGAAAGGCCATTCGATGTTGTCCGTTTTTGGACGCCCGCTTGTCGTGCTGTCGTTATTTTTGTTGGTGGCTAATTTTCCGTCGTCGTTTGCTCTGGCTGACGAAACGGTGAAGGCAGCAGAGGCTGACCACGATCACGAAGGTCACGATCACGATGGTGACGCGGCTGATCATGCAGATCAAGACGCAGGACACGCTGATGCTGGACATAGTGACGAAGCCGGTACGCCGCCTTTGTTGCAGTTCGACTTCGGTTCGGCAGTCTGCAACTTGGCTATTTTCCTGGGTGTGCTTGCGATTTTGTCGAAGTTCGTTTGGCCGGTCATTCTTGGCGGGCTGAAGGCTCGTGAAGACAAGATTTTTGGCGAACTTACCGAAGCAGCCAAGGCGAACGCCGAAGCGAAAGCTCTGTTGGACGACTATCAATCGAAGATTGACGAAGCGTCCACGAAGGTTCAATCGATGTTGGCCGAAGCCCGCAAGGATTCCGAGACCGCTGGTCAACGAATTGTCGATGACGCGAAAGCGGAAGCCGAACGACAACGCGAGCGTGCGTTGTCGGACATTGAAACCGCGAAGAAGGTCGCGATTGCTGACTTGGCAGGGCAGACTTCCGACATGGCGATTGGCTTGGCCAAGTCCGTTGTCGGTCGTGAACTGAACTCTGGCGATCACGCCGAATTGATCCGTCAATCGCTCGAGCGTCTTCCTAGCAACAATTAAGCCTACGCGAATACCATGACCCAAAGCGTCAAACACGATACGGTGCTCGACACCGGCGCCGAACAACTTGGCAAAACTTATGCCCGAGCGTTGATCGGCGCAGCCAAAAACCAAGGTGACGGCGTCGCCGAAACGATCGTGGGACAATTGTCGATGATCGTGGATCAGTACTTGGCGGGCAGTCCGCAATTACGAACCGCGTTCGCGTCGCCTCGGGTCAGCCAATCCGAAAAGAACCGCATCATCGATCGGATCTTTGGCGACGAGTTGCATCCGACGCTATTGCGATTCTTGAAGGTGATGGTGACTCGCGATCGCCTTGGTTACATCGCAGCAGTTCGCAATGCCGCAGACACTATTTTTGATGACATGATGGGCCGCGTGGTCGCATCGGTTCGGACAGCAGTTCCGCTTGATGACGAAACTCGAAATCAAATCGCAAATCGACTTGGTTCGGTGATGAACGCTCAAATCAAGCTGAACGAATCAGTTGACCCTGAACTGATCGGCGGCATGGTCATTCGCATCGGCGACAAGGTTTTTGACAGCAGTGTCAAGAACCGACTAGACAAGTTAGCCGTGAAGGCTCGCCAAGGCTTTTCGAGCAAGTTGCTCGAACGGTTTGAACATTTCACTTCCGAGTGAACGCCCCCTATCGTTGAACACCCGATCCGAAAGTGCCGGCTTGCCTTCGGACAGCAACCGATTCAAAAGCCGGCGCCTTTCAGCTAGGCGTTAAACGAAACAAAGACAACCACCTAATAGAATCATGAAATTTAGCAGCGACGAAATTGCTTCGGTCTTGCAACAAGAAATCGAACAATTCGATAGCAAGATTGACGTCCGCGAAGTCGGCACCGTGCTGGAAGTCGGTGACGGTATCGCACGGGTCTATGGGCTGTCGGGTGTGATGGCCGGTGAAATGGTCGAGTTCCCCAATGGCGCGATTGGCCTGGCCTTTAACCTCGAAGAGAACTCGGTCGGGATCATCATCCTCGGCAATTACCTAACGATCGAGGAAGGCGACGAAGTCAAAGCTCTAGGCACGTTGCTGTCGGTTCCTGCTGGCGACGCAGTGGTCGGCCGCGTTCTTGACCCGCTCGGCAACCCACTCGACGGCAAGGGTCCGGTTCAAACTGATATCACCCGTCCCGTGGAAATCATCGCAACGGGCGTGGCAGAGCGCCAACCGGTGACTGAACCGATGCAGACGGGTGTGAAAGCCATCGACGCGATGACGCCGATCGGACGCGGTCAACGCGAACTGATCATTGGCGACCGCAAGACTGGAAAAACGGCAATCGCGATTGACGCGATCATCAACCAAAAAGGCAAGGGCGTTAAGTGCTTCTATGTCGCCATCGGCCAAAAGGACTCGGCGGTTGCAGGGATCATCGACGTGCTGGAGCGAAGTGGTGCGATGGAGTACACGACCGTGATCGTCGCCGGCGCGTCCGCACCTGCTCCGATGCAGTACGTTGCACCCTACGCCGGCACCGCAATGGCTGAACACTTCATGTTCAACGGCGGCCATGCTCTGATCGTTTACGATGACTTGTCCAAGCAAGCGACGGCCTATCGTCAAATGAGCCTTTTGATGCGTCGTCCACCGGGCCGTGAAGCTTACCCAGGTGACGTGTTTTATTGTCACAGTCGATTACTGGAACGTTCGGCCAAGCTTTCGGATGCACTTGGTGGCGGTTCGATCACCAGTCTTCCGATCATTGAAACGCTCGAAGGTGA is part of the Rubripirellula reticaptiva genome and harbors:
- the atpE gene encoding ATP synthase F0 subunit C; the encoded protein is MFEMATLLAQEVVNSGLGTLGVGIGMGLAIVGAGLGIGKIGSSAVEAISRQPEAGGTIATQMLISAALIEGATVIALILLLIRT
- the atpF gene encoding F0F1 ATP synthase subunit B — encoded protein: MLSVFGRPLVVLSLFLLVANFPSSFALADETVKAAEADHDHEGHDHDGDAADHADQDAGHADAGHSDEAGTPPLLQFDFGSAVCNLAIFLGVLAILSKFVWPVILGGLKAREDKIFGELTEAAKANAEAKALLDDYQSKIDEASTKVQSMLAEARKDSETAGQRIVDDAKAEAERQRERALSDIETAKKVAIADLAGQTSDMAIGLAKSVVGRELNSGDHAELIRQSLERLPSNN
- the atpH gene encoding ATP synthase F1 subunit delta; the protein is MTQSVKHDTVLDTGAEQLGKTYARALIGAAKNQGDGVAETIVGQLSMIVDQYLAGSPQLRTAFASPRVSQSEKNRIIDRIFGDELHPTLLRFLKVMVTRDRLGYIAAVRNAADTIFDDMMGRVVASVRTAVPLDDETRNQIANRLGSVMNAQIKLNESVDPELIGGMVIRIGDKVFDSSVKNRLDKLAVKARQGFSSKLLERFEHFTSE
- the atpA gene encoding F0F1 ATP synthase subunit alpha, whose amino-acid sequence is MKFSSDEIASVLQQEIEQFDSKIDVREVGTVLEVGDGIARVYGLSGVMAGEMVEFPNGAIGLAFNLEENSVGIIILGNYLTIEEGDEVKALGTLLSVPAGDAVVGRVLDPLGNPLDGKGPVQTDITRPVEIIATGVAERQPVTEPMQTGVKAIDAMTPIGRGQRELIIGDRKTGKTAIAIDAIINQKGKGVKCFYVAIGQKDSAVAGIIDVLERSGAMEYTTVIVAGASAPAPMQYVAPYAGTAMAEHFMFNGGHALIVYDDLSKQATAYRQMSLLMRRPPGREAYPGDVFYCHSRLLERSAKLSDALGGGSITSLPIIETLEGEVSAYIPTNVISITDGQIYLQPDLFFAGIRPAMNAGISVSRVGGAAQVKAMKKVAGGLRLDLAAFRALEAFAQLGTDLDAATQSQLDRGYRMVELLKQPQYRPMGVTEQVLSLYAGTRGFLDDVPVKAVSQWEIDFLQFAKDKHSSLISLLEDKMDLTDEVTEKIEACIKDFKSGYKVVESAV